aaaaagtTGAGAATACCTGCAGCGCGTGCAACACATTTTCAAATTCCTGGTTAAACAACTCATTATTCCTTGTTAACTGCAGTGGTTTCATCAGAAGATCAGACACGTCCAAGACGTTTGTCTTGTCCTCTATGGGATAAATACCAAATCCCAGAGCATAAATTCTTGCACAGCATATATTGATTGCTGAATCATGGTCAGAAGATTGATCTGGTGAAAACCAGTACATATTACTGGATGCCGGCAAGGGTAAGTTGGAGCTGGGAACATCAGTCACTTCAGTTGAGGAAATCTCTGAGAGACGAGACACAAGTTTGACATCCTCATCATGAGCACCATCACGGCTAAACCATAGTGTAAGAGTAAGTCTTTCCCCGTCAATGATCTGTCAAGAAATGAAGTATTTAGTACAAGAGCTAGAGGCTGTGATAAATGTATCATAAACATACTAGTGCTGCAAGTTGGCAGCCTAGACCTATGAAATTGCTCATGTCGCAAACCCATTTTCCCAGAATCCATATCACTTTAATCATACCATTAACACTCAATTGTCAATTAGTGGGTGCTTTGAGGCTAAGTCCACGCAAATTCGAACCTAAGTTATGACAATAGCCAGATGTATACACACTTTCATTACTTGCAACTACAAGAAAAGCAGATGCATTTGTTTGAGCAGCCTCAAAGAGGGTGAACCAAGTCATTCCTCTCTAAAAGAGTAAGTTATGCCTTCTGTCCGCCAGGCCCCCACACAAAAATGCACCTTGCTTTTCTTGTAGTTGCAAGTAATTTAAGTTTCTATAGATCTGGCTATTGTTAcaacttaggtttgaatttgcATGGACCTATTCCTCTCTAAAAGAGTAAATTATACCTTCTGTCCGGCAGGCCCCCACTCAAAAATGCATCTTGCTTTTCTTGTAGTTGCAAGTAATTTAAGTTTCTATAGATCTGGCTATTGTTACAACTTAGGTTCGAATTCGCGTGGACCTAGCCTCAAAGAGCGTGCACCAAGTTATTCCTCTCTGAAAGAGTAAGTTATACCTTCTGTCTGCCAGGCCCCCACTCAAAATTCATGGAAATAGTGAAATGCTTACACGAGCAAACACATCAATGTCAAAGCATTTAAGATCAATCTTAACTTCCTCACGATAGCATTAATTCCTACTTTCCTCGACAACCTTGTAAGAGGTCAGAGCAGACACTCTGGTGGGGGCGCACAGTGGTGTGTGAATGTGTATGAGGTTGTGTGCACCCACTGATGCACGGGGaggacaagagagagagagaaagtcatAGTCATCTGAATTTACCTCATCAACAGAATGTACATTTCGGTTGTCAGCAGTGTATATCAGAACATCCTGACCATATACAAggattcaattcaatcaagcTTGCAGAATGGCTCAACCAGAGACATACTTGTCAACTTTAATATGCACACATGAAAAAGAGAATTGACGTACAATTTTTTATTGACACTAATTGGCAAAATTAGATTCATACCATTTAAGCCCCACACAATCGTATTTAGCTCAAGTACTTAATAAGAGACACAGAATTATGATCAGTCATTGTTATCATGCCTTTGAATTAATCTATATGATTATGAGAAAACTTTTATAGGTCTAGTTCCATACTTTTTTTGTCTAAACCACCATATATCATAACCTAGCGAAAACTCAACCAGTTTCAACTACCTCGTCAATACTTTATAGTTCAAATAATTTAAATCCATGACTCCTTTCTGATCAGCAAACTCAAATATCACCATACATGACTCCACCGACCAAACACATAGTTGATATACCACTTGAAGAAACTACAGAGATATACTTACACCAGCTGAAGGTTTAACAGTTGTGGGTTCACCATCCTGGAAATGGAATAGCCCGCCTCTAAAATCTTTCCCATAGCTATTCAAATAACAAACTGCCTTTGGCCACCATAACAGTGAAGACTCAGCAAAGTGAGCTAGAAAAACAAGAACTTTAAAAGATAGGCAAAACAGTACCATATCTACAAATACATAAAACCATTTGGATCTTGAAAGAACAAGCAAAACGTGATAATATCAagcaaatcaaaattcaaagtcagaAGCCTCAGAAATTGTACAAAGGATGAGTTATATTATTGACAAGCAGTGTGTTACCGCAAAGTCTCTCTGTTTCAGATAAGGCCTGTTATCATCACTATGCCATCCAATGCTCGCTCCTTTAGTCCAGCTGTTTCAAAAGTACAGAATCTCATTGCATCAATAAGAAGATCAAATAGTATCAGCTTCAGTATCCACAAAACTAGG
The nucleotide sequence above comes from Eucalyptus grandis isolate ANBG69807.140 chromosome 2, ASM1654582v1, whole genome shotgun sequence. Encoded proteins:
- the LOC104433013 gene encoding uncharacterized protein LOC104433013 isoform X2; the encoded protein is MADREQNPRLMLSNFLSLEQCKELEFIHKSCSTVGYRPGVFSTTLSHLIATNSAHLIMPLVLIREKLKEKVEEFFACEFELCIEFTGLVSWTKGASIGWHSDDNRPYLKQRDFAAVCYLNSYGKDFRGGLFHFQDGEPTTVKPSAGDVLIYTADNRNVHSVDEIIDGERLTLTLWFSRDGAHDEDVKLVSRLSEISSTEVTDVPSSNLPLPASSNMYWFSPDQSSDHDSAINICCARIYALGFGIYPIEDKTNVLDVSDLLMKPLQLTRNNELFNQEFENVLHALQRHATILEEGRVIPLSGSQSQNVRDLESTFVKDRRLAQMTFGHTSCDGCGTPKEFCWASFCAAVDAWRDYTNKLRRDLLRSLPYWRSHQSIFDVAFDEL